In one Sphingobacterium daejeonense genomic region, the following are encoded:
- a CDS encoding amidohydrolase — MLKKAFSILVTVVLIAPVFGQRADIIIRNAQVTTLSDENPEAEAIAISGNKILRTGTNSEILKLKGKNTKVIDAGNRRVIPGLFDSHSHVIRGGRFYNTELRWDGVTSLKTALQMLKEQASSTPEGQWIRVVGGWNEYQFEEKRLPTLEEINAVTGDVPTFILYLYGKAWLNKAGIAKLNITGDTPNPPEGLIEKDEQGNPTGLLVAEPNAFILYSTLAKLPELTPEQKVNSTLKYMTELNRIGVTGVMDAGGGFQNFPDDYGITDSLNKEGKITIRLPYFLFAQKKGKELEDFTKWVGMADVGNHANNKFNQIDYYIGGGGENLVADAADFENFLFPRPELPMTLETNLKAVIRLLALKKWPFRIHATYDESITRFLDIIEKVDAQVSLKDNMWFIDHAETISEENLQRIKSLGGGVAIQHRMAYQGELFIKRYGKKPALAAPPIKRILELGIPVGLGTDGTRVASYNPWVALYWITTGKTIGGNQVMAEENILDRTTALRLATHKGYELIKDEKKGKLEKGYYADLVILDEDYFKIDAEKIKNITSKLTILDGKIVYGDSDYQEVAPKPLSVLPEWSPVKYYGGYQNQK, encoded by the coding sequence ATGTTAAAAAAAGCATTTAGTATTCTTGTGACGGTCGTATTGATCGCCCCAGTATTTGGACAGAGAGCAGACATTATCATTCGTAATGCTCAAGTCACTACTTTATCAGATGAAAACCCAGAGGCTGAGGCTATCGCTATCTCAGGGAACAAAATTCTGAGAACAGGAACAAACAGTGAGATATTGAAATTGAAGGGCAAAAATACAAAGGTTATTGATGCAGGAAATCGTCGTGTTATTCCTGGTTTATTTGATAGCCATAGCCATGTCATCCGCGGAGGACGCTTCTATAATACGGAATTGCGTTGGGATGGGGTAACATCTTTAAAAACTGCACTTCAAATGTTGAAGGAACAGGCATCTAGCACACCTGAAGGCCAATGGATTCGTGTCGTAGGTGGTTGGAACGAATATCAATTTGAAGAAAAACGACTTCCAACTCTTGAAGAAATTAATGCGGTCACAGGTGATGTACCAACATTTATCCTCTATTTATATGGTAAAGCATGGTTGAACAAAGCTGGTATAGCAAAATTAAATATCACTGGTGACACACCTAATCCTCCCGAAGGACTTATAGAAAAGGATGAACAAGGCAATCCGACAGGATTGTTAGTGGCTGAGCCTAACGCATTCATATTATATTCTACCTTGGCAAAACTTCCTGAGCTTACTCCAGAACAAAAAGTGAATTCTACATTAAAATATATGACCGAATTAAACAGAATCGGTGTAACAGGTGTGATGGATGCCGGAGGAGGTTTTCAAAATTTTCCGGATGACTATGGAATAACCGATTCTTTGAACAAAGAAGGGAAAATTACGATTCGCTTACCATATTTCCTGTTTGCACAGAAAAAAGGGAAGGAACTGGAAGACTTTACAAAATGGGTAGGAATGGCAGATGTTGGTAATCATGCCAACAATAAATTCAATCAAATAGACTATTACATTGGTGGTGGTGGTGAAAACCTAGTCGCAGATGCTGCAGATTTCGAGAATTTTCTTTTTCCACGACCAGAATTACCAATGACATTGGAAACCAATCTGAAGGCAGTAATTAGATTATTAGCATTAAAGAAATGGCCGTTTCGTATCCATGCTACATACGATGAGAGTATTACGAGATTTTTAGATATCATTGAAAAAGTAGATGCTCAGGTATCCTTGAAGGATAATATGTGGTTTATAGACCATGCCGAGACGATCAGTGAGGAGAATTTACAGAGGATAAAAAGTTTGGGTGGTGGTGTTGCTATTCAACATAGAATGGCTTACCAAGGTGAATTGTTTATTAAGAGATACGGCAAAAAACCAGCATTGGCTGCGCCTCCTATCAAAAGGATTCTTGAACTGGGTATTCCTGTTGGATTGGGAACAGATGGCACTCGGGTAGCATCCTACAATCCTTGGGTTGCTCTTTACTGGATTACAACAGGAAAAACCATCGGCGGAAACCAAGTAATGGCTGAAGAAAATATACTTGACCGGACCACTGCATTGCGATTAGCAACTCATAAAGGCTATGAATTAATCAAGGATGAAAAGAAGGGTAAGCTTGAAAAAGGATACTATGCGGATTTAGTCATTTTAGACGAAGATTATTTTAAAATTGATGCTGAAAAGATAAAGAATATTACCTCAAAATTGACTATTTTAGATGGCAAAATAGTATATGGTGATAGTGATTATCAGGAGGTAGCTCCCAAGCCTCTTTCAGTATTGCCGGAATGGTCTCCCGTGAAATATTATGGTGGCTACCAAAATCAAAAATAG
- a CDS encoding hydrolase — translation MLTIALGVASLITFAQKPSPELLNPTNHSLVLIDHEGQMAFATHSIPMNELRDNTGLVAGASKIFKIPTVVTTVAEKSFSGPVFPEILEFYPNTAEFIDRTTMNTWEDVKAYKAITGKGKKKIVMAGLWTSVCVVGPVMSALNDGYDVYVITDASGDVTKEAHDQAITRMVQAGAKPMTSIQYLLELQRDWARQDTYKAVNDLVVKYAGSYGIGIQYSREMLKH, via the coding sequence ATCTTAACAATTGCATTAGGTGTAGCTTCACTTATTACATTCGCTCAAAAACCAAGTCCTGAGCTTTTAAATCCGACGAATCATTCTTTAGTCTTAATAGATCACGAAGGTCAAATGGCATTTGCTACTCACAGTATTCCGATGAACGAGTTGAGAGACAATACTGGATTGGTTGCTGGTGCTTCCAAGATTTTCAAAATCCCTACTGTTGTTACTACTGTTGCGGAGAAGTCATTCAGTGGACCCGTATTTCCTGAGATTTTAGAGTTTTACCCAAATACAGCGGAGTTTATCGATAGAACTACGATGAACACTTGGGAAGATGTAAAAGCTTACAAAGCGATTACCGGTAAAGGAAAGAAAAAGATTGTGATGGCAGGTTTATGGACTAGTGTGTGTGTTGTTGGTCCTGTAATGTCAGCATTGAATGATGGTTATGATGTTTATGTGATTACAGATGCTTCAGGAGATGTTACCAAAGAAGCTCATGATCAAGCGATCACAAGAATGGTACAAGCAGGTGCCAAACCGATGACATCAATTCAATATTTATTAGAGCTACAACGTGATTGGGCACGTCAAGACACCTATAAAGCAGTTAACGACCTAGTTGTTAAATATGCTGGATCTTACGGTATTGGGATTCAATACTCAAGAGAGATGTTGAAGCACTAA
- a CDS encoding pirin family protein, which produces MWIHQDAWFHLGEFEAGVISNYKIKKSGNGLYVFLIEGSALVGNQNLNSRDGFGLWNISSIEIRSTSPSTKILLMEVPMILG; this is translated from the coding sequence GTGTGGATACATCAAGATGCTTGGTTTCACTTAGGAGAGTTTGAGGCTGGTGTTATCAGTAATTATAAAATTAAGAAGTCAGGTAATGGTCTATATGTCTTCTTGATTGAGGGAAGTGCGCTGGTAGGTAATCAAAATCTAAATAGTAGGGATGGATTCGGGTTATGGAATATCAGCTCTATAGAAATAAGATCCACTTCACCATCTACCAAAATTCTATTAATGGAAGTCCCAATGATCCTTGGATAA
- a CDS encoding pirin family protein, translating into MEIISIPLDGDLEHKDNLGNVSVIKNGDIQVMSAGTGVMHSEFNYNEDRPVKFLQIWIYPNRRNVAPRYDQQSIDQNSLKIDSNKYCPLTMMMMACGYIKMLGFT; encoded by the coding sequence ATGGAAATCATCAGTATTCCATTAGACGGAGATCTGGAACACAAGGATAATTTAGGAAATGTATCTGTGATCAAGAATGGTGATATCCAAGTTATGAGTGCAGGAACAGGAGTTATGCACAGCGAATTCAATTATAATGAAGATCGTCCTGTCAAATTCCTTCAAATATGGATCTATCCAAATCGCCGGAATGTAGCACCAAGATATGATCAACAATCTATAGATCAAAATTCACTCAAAATAGATTCCAACAAATACTGTCCCCTAACCATGATGATGATGGCGTGTGGATACATCAAGATGCTTGGTTTCACTTAG
- a CDS encoding Crp/Fnr family transcriptional regulator: protein MKVISIKGCVRTFYVNENGFEVTISFGIEDWWVSDIASFHDQKPSKFFIETLEETEMLVLTPTSKAKLLMDLPKFELFFRLLVQRNLSVLQNRLINTIATKGTRALFGFLKALSEYPLTRTSILYCFIPWSFS from the coding sequence TTGAAGGTTATATCTATAAAGGGTTGCGTCAGGACGTTTTATGTCAATGAGAATGGTTTTGAAGTAACCATCTCCTTTGGTATTGAAGACTGGTGGGTAAGTGACATTGCATCTTTCCATGACCAAAAGCCTTCCAAATTTTTTATTGAGACCTTAGAAGAAACAGAGATGTTGGTGTTGACACCAACTAGCAAGGCAAAACTCTTGATGGACTTGCCAAAATTTGAGCTGTTCTTCCGGCTATTGGTTCAGCGGAATCTTTCAGTCCTTCAGAATAGGTTGATCAATACCATTGCCACAAAAGGCACCAGAGCGCTATTTGGATTTCTTAAAGCTTTATCCGAGTATCCCCTTACGCGTACCTCAATATTATATTGCTTCATACCTTGGAGTTTCAGCTGA